DNA sequence from the Mustela erminea isolate mMusErm1 chromosome 15, mMusErm1.Pri, whole genome shotgun sequence genome:
AGGTGGCCCCCACGCCTGACAGCAGTCCCCAGAGGGCAGGCGCACCAAACAGGGAGCTCAGCCCTTCAGCCACAAGGAACTGAGGGCAGCAGCACCCCACCAGCATGGACGGCAGCCCTGAGCCTCAGCGGAGAGCCGGGCCCAGCGGCGCCTTGACTGCCGGCTCCTGAGACCCGAGCGGAGGACTGTCTAGCTGGACTCAGACCCCTGACCACAGACAGTGTGGGGTGCTTGCGGTTCGGGCATCTGAGTTCAAGGCAATGTGTCTCGCTGCCCGGGACGGGGCCTGACGCATGTGTATGTCGTCCCCGACAGCTTCCTGGCTGTGGCATCATGGTGATACGGGTGTGAGCCCTCTCTCCTTTGTGAGTCCCTTCCGTGGGCCGTATCATGGTGGGCAGCCCCCGGACAGTAGTTAGCTGCACGCGTGGGCCAGAGACCGGGCTGTGAGAACAGACTGGCCTTCTGGCATCTTCCAGGTCCCCTGCCCCCGTCCCACGCGTTCCCCCCGCCTGCTGAGACGCAGCCCAGAGGCCTCCACACAGAGCCCGCTGTAGGGCACGTGGCCACCGGCTTCCTCCCAGCCCTGTCTCCGCTTGGGGCATCCCATTGTGTGTGGCCTTGGACCGAGGACAGTCCCCTGCACCCGTCCGGCACAAGCGTGCTCCTACCTCATACCCCGCCGTGTCTGGTTTGGGGGAACAAATTGCAGGCCCTGAGCACAATGCGATCTCTGGCCACTGGAGATCGGGTGACAGCCTTTCCTGTCTCGGCTCCCAGGGCAGCCCGTGGGGGGTTGGGCATCTTTGTGACTCTTCTCCTTGAACAGCAGCCCGAAGGCAAAGGGAGTGTCTGCAGATGGCCTTGCCCTTCTCCGGGGCCTGCTTGTGCCCCCACTTCTGGCATCTGCGGCCCTTTTCCTGAGCCCCTTGTCTGTGCCTGGCCTCGCAGCCCCCCATCCCCGGTCTGTGAGCCCTGTATCCTCCGAGAGGCTTTCCTGTACCCCGCGAGAGGGAAGGATTCCTACCAAGAGTGCCGGGCCATGCCCTCCCCAGTCCTGCCGGCCGGCACAGAGTGCCTTTCTGTGACAGGGCGATGGCGTTCCAGTGTGCTCGGTTCAAATCCCGCCCGGCTGTGTGCCAACTCCGAGGCCAAGGACGGTTGCCGGAGCTCCCTGGGCCTTGTCTGCAAAACGGAGACTGATGACAGTCCTTACTTCATGGTCACACCTGTGGGGCTCTTGAAGCAATGCCGCCACATGTTTGCCCTGATTTCCTGCTATTCTGGGGACAGTATTACTCGATGTATTTCCCAAACTGGACTGTAGGCTCCCTCAGGTAAGAAGCTCTTCTGACTCCCATCCCCCCAAAGCACCAAGTGTGGAAGGAGCTCACGGTACAGCCTGGCGTCAGGGGCCCCATGACCacagctgctgctgcccctggaCTGCAAGGTCCCGCGGGGCAGGCGTGTCCCCAGACCGTGCTGCCAACGTGGTAGGTGCTCTGCGTGCCATGCTTCATCTCAGAGACGGGCTCCGGATTCCGAGGATCCAACCCTCGTGCCGCGTTCCAGCAGGGAGTGACGGAAGCCGGATACCCcccaccttctgcctgcctccccagcctctgggaaatagtttctgctcttccttcctgGACCCAGGCTTATAGCTCTCCTTTTCAATCTTATTAACAAGTAGGAATGCTAATCTAGTAAGAATACATTTAGGGGCAACATTTACCCACTGATATAGCTGGACAGAATCTCAAAATACTCAACAGCCCGAAGGTATCACCCTGGACAGCAGCCGGCACGGTGGCGTCAGGGGGCCGCAGCCGCTACCAGCACTGCTCTAGTGCAGGACGCGTGGCCAGAGCAGAACAAGGAAACTCAAGGTCTGTAAGGTAACACGTGAATAAAGTGGTGAAATAAATGCACTGGAAAACAAGATTGGCTGGTGTCTCCCAAAATGGTGTGGGGACAGGATCCAGATGGGACGGGGTGGGTGCGAGTGGGGTCTGGGGCGAGGAAGAGGAGCGGAGGCTGTCCACTCTTGACGTGAAATTCGGACGGCGGAAGGGCTTGAAATGTTGGTGCCTTTCGCTGTCATACAACTTACTTGGGAAACAAACAGTGATGCATTATTAACGAGCCGGCAGACCACATAAAGCACAGACGGCTAGAATGTTAAGAGCCGCATGCATTAATCATGAGGTATCTTTAATCTCTTGGTACTCACATAATGACAGGAccggttttttatttttctggtaaatTTACTGATCTATCCTAAATGAGTGAAGATTTCTGAGACAGAACTTTTAAATTCAAATCAATTTAATGAACTAAATACAACAAATGAAGCTGTTCTTGTTTTAAGACTCTGTTAAATGCCCCACTAAGCTGCTTTTTTATAAGGGACcaattcaacaaataaataaatacaaaaattatacaaTGATACAGAAGAGGAGCTAATAATAGTTCCAGCTGCATGGAATTCTACTTTGATAAAGACATGAAAAGGTCAGAAAGATCACGCCTACGGAGTAATCCAAATGAAGATGAGAAGCCGGTGAATCACAATGGGAAGAAATAGTTTAAATGTCTGGATTTGATGTACTTTATAAAAATCCTGAGAAGCTATTGCAAAAATGTAAGATTCCAAGTTTATAGATTATAGCATTAGTATATATTTTCTATAGTTATTCTATAAACtatgtatttattatctatttatgtatGCAGTTATTATACAAAGTGCCTAGCGGCCGGCGCCGGTAGCCGGCCGCCCCGACGAGCTCAGCGATCCACTCACCCACTCGCACACTTACTCGTTCGACGACGTGTGTGCAGGGTCTCACGCCCGGGCGCTGGCACCAGGGAAAGACAGAGGCAGGCCTGGAGCTCCTCAAGCGTGTGGTCCCGTGGGACACAACTTGCCCTAACCCTAGAGGCAAACACTCGGTGAAATTCTATGTTAAAGTCTTCAGGGCAACGGGCCGTGTCCCGTGTGTCCCCCGGGCCTGGAAGGACCCAGGAAGTCGTCCGTGCGATCAGTGATGTGTCAGCCGCGTCCTGGTGCGTCACCTCTGTGATGTTACAGGTTAGTTTGACAAGAAGGCGAGGGAAGGATCTGTGAGTGGCTCCTAAGAGAGAGTGACTTGGGGCCCCGTGGAGGTGACACAGATCTTTGCAAAGTTGTCTGTCCTCAGAGCCACTGAGCTTTCTCTCACCGAATCAGAGCCAGTACGTGTATCCGCGAGGTTCCTGGCGACGGACTTGCAGTGCGCGCGAAGTAGTGGATTTCGACTTGTGCCAAGTTACCCAGTAGCCTGAGTCCCTCGTGACGAGACCCTCACTGGGGGCTACCCCAAGAAGAACGGGAAAGgtgtccttttccctctgaaaTTTCTAGGAATAtttcattgctttaaaatatctCCCAGTGTTAGTGacagttaagatttttttaaatctttattatataaatttttaagcaTACGTAGAATTAGGGGAAAAAACATACCCACTAGCCACCTTCAGTAATTATCAACATGTCAGTCCTGCCTTCCTGCCGGCGTTGACCCCATCATCGAATCGGACATTCCTCAGACACGCCAAAGGGAGatcattttgcttcttcctttctagtATGGAtaccttttccttctgtctttctgtcttttttttttcctcttttgtgagcCAGTGGCCATAGCCAGAGCATGTGCCGCGATGTTGACTAGAAGCGGTGAGAGTGGGCGTCTCTGTCTGGTTCTGATCTCCAACAGGGTCAGACTTTCCCCAGCAGGAATGATGCGAGATGCCGCTCTTCAGAGATGCCCTCCGTAAGCTGAGGCAGTTCCTACTACTCCTGgcttaagtgtttttgttttttcttttcttccttctttccttctctctcttcccgtTTTTTGTAGGccggtgtggagcccaacacggctCTGAGACGGAGGCCCAAGCCACAGtcaggagttggatgctgaaCCACCCGAGCCCCCCAgggcccctctctttctctctctttttttttaatcatgaaacggtgttggattttgtcaaatgccctTTCGTGTCGATTGAGATGACCCCGTGGATTTGCGTGTTACCCTATTCAAGTGACGAGTGAGTGATTTGCGCGCTGAGCCAGCCCCGCATCCCTGGGGCACACCCGCTTGCCCATGGCCTTGACCCCCCTTCCATGCTGCTGGACTGGGTTTGCGAGTGTTTTCTTGATGATTCTGGCATTTACGTTCGTGGAGGATCTATGTGCTTCTGCTTTGCGGTTCTCCTGGGGTCACGGTCTCAGCTGGCCTGGGTCTCAGAGTAATAGCGGCTTCCGGGAAGGAGTCAGGAAGCGGCTCTCGCACGCTCGCTCTCGCAGAAAGCATCTGTGAAGGTCAAGTGTTGattcttctttacatgtttggttGAACTCACGGTGCAGCCACGTGAGCCTGCGTCTTTCTTTGCAGAAAAGGTCTGAATGACTAATTAAATCTCTAACGATTACGAGTCTATGCAGAGTTTCTATTCCTTCATTTTCGATACTTTCTGCTTTTCTAGGAATCCGTTCGTCTAAGTGATCCAGTCTGCTGGCAGGAAGGCCCGTCTTTGACCGATTCTGCGGGTGTCGCAACGCGAGAGAGGCGCAGGCTCCGTGTCTCCTGACGGGGCGGCGtggcttctctcccttctcttgccTCCGTCTCTGTCCCGTTCAGGTCCCTGCTGTCTCCGCACCGAGCTTTGCCGGGGATGGGGGGTGCTCTGGGCTCGGGGGCTCAGGCCTGGCCTCCGGATTTGGAGAGCGGAACACGCAGACCCCGTCCCGCTTTGGGCTTCTGCCGTCTGACTCATGGCCCTTCCATTCGGACCGCGGCTGCTTTAGGCCTGTTTTCAAGGCCATCAGGAGCCCGCGTGATCCCCTCTGTTGCTGTCACACAATGATGCCAGGTGGGTTTTCTGCTTGCTGCGGTGCCTCTCCTGCTCACATCTCTGGGGTCGGGAGGGACCTCATCCCCTGGTTTTGTGGTCGACGTCCGTGCGTTCGGGGCACAGCAGCGGGtggcaagttgcttaacttctctgagccgcAGCTTCCTTCTTGTCAGATGGGGAAACGGGGCCCCCATGATAAGGCCGTGGACGTGTCTGCATCTGGGAGTGACGCTTCCCCCGAGCTTCCCTTTACCGTGGAGACGCTACGGCGTCAACACTACAGCATCACATTCTCTCCTTAATGCACAAGTTAAGTTTGTGCTAAAGTGCTTTTGAGTAAAGACGTTTGGTACAAGTTggtttaacattttaaagcagtaataaaatcagaaaaagaccaGACCCTCCTGGTACGTCTCCGCAGCCGCCGGCTGGCGTGCGGTTTTCTGGTACGAAACAAGACCGCACTGCGCTCCTCCACTGGGCACACAAAGCAGAGATCGAATTTTGCACTGCTGGTATAAATATTTAACTCCGACAAATTATCCGTCAGGGTTTCAATAATAGAAGTAAGGCAACTAAATTAGTCTTGAACGAGCAAGCGACGGTTTTCTCCAGCCCATTTGCTCGTAGGGACTACCTGACCAGCTGAGAGACGTTCTAGTAGTTTCTGAAGGaaccaaaaatcacattttagtcTTCATTATGATGGATCGATCGACCCTGATTTTGAGTGTCCTATAACCCGACGCTTCAAAAAGGCACATGTGGGGTCTCATGACGGTGCCCAAGGGCTCCCGGGGGGGGCGGGCATAAAAAAGAGCCGAACTCACGTCGGATGAGCTCACGCACCAAATGGAGGCCGATCCTAATGgaataaaggaagagagggaagcatcTTTCCCGGGTCAGATTTCCTCAAACAATGAGAAAAGGCTTGTGTTCTCGATGCCGCAGTATCCGGGCCTGAGCTCTGAGGAAGTCAAGCTCCCGCGCAGCACAGTCTCTCTAAAAACATTCATGGGGCGCGTTAAACAGAATCCAAAAGAGGGTCTCAGACAACGTAAGTCAGTGGTTCCCAATGAGGGCCGAGTGTCCCCTCGGGTGACATTTGGCCACACCTGGAGACGTTTCTGCTCCCGTGACTGGGGAGGGGTGCTACTGACGTGCAGTGGGGGACCCTGGAACGCCCCCGACCCACGGCTGCCCCCGCAAGAAGACATCGTCTCGTGCAGAAGGTCCCTCGGGCTGAGGATGAGACGCCCGGGCTCGCGGTGACCTCGCGGGTATGAGTGGCCTCGGGAACCTGAGTGACGTATGGGATGGCTTCCTCTCGGGTTGGATGCCCACCTTAGAGGCCCGGCAGTCACCTCCAGCCAAATTACGGTCACGGGGTGTAACGTCACCAAGACTCAGGGGCACAGGTGACGACAACCACTGCTGTCTGTCCCCTTGACTTATTGGACAGTTTCCCTTCGGAGCCGACTTTTATTccgtttttttaaaggttttctttactTACTGCAGAgagagccgggggaggggcagaggatgggAGGCCGGGGCGGCGTCTGTGCTGGGCGCGGAGTCCAGGGCAGGGTCCATCTCACAgtcccgagatcctgacctgagcgggcGCGGGACCAGCGCTCAAGCGACTGAGCCCCCCTCTTGCTTCCGAGTGGGAATTACGTGGTCTCGAGCTGGTGCGTGGGGTCCCAGGTGGGGTCCGACCCGAGAGCGCCCCAGAAGCACCAGAAGCTCCGCAcacctccctcttctttctttcccacacGGCAGCGAGTTATCAAGGCTCCACTTCGTGTCCGCCCTCCGAGTAATGCCCGTCAAGCTCTGAAGGAAAACCGGTAATCCAGGAGAGAAAACGAATGAACGTTTATCCCTTTTAACCTTATTCTTTCAAATcaaactttaagagaaaaaaacctaaaacacgAAGCACACTGGTGTTTGCAGATGTGGCTTGGGAAGCCCCTTGCCGGTGCCCTGAAGGACAGCGGGGCTGGACCTTCACGCAGGGGCCTGGGCACTCCTGCCACGAAGGCGTCGGCACGTCCGCTGGGAAGCCCAGGCGGGGTGTGAGCCTCGCTCCGGCGCCTTCCGAGAAGCACTCGCCGCCGTTAGTACCCGAGTACAGCGGGGCTCGGCCCTGGCCCCTCCAGGCTAGCGGGAGGCTTCTTTGTGGGCAGGTAGGGACTGGAAGGCTCCGGCAACCCCGCCTTGGAGGTGCAGGGAAGGGGGCTGTGGTGGGCGACGCTGAGCCAAGCCTCCTGGGGTCCCCGGGGCTTGTGACTTGAGGACCCAGGATCACGGGGCTTGGAACCCTGGGCCTTTCCTGGTTTTGCATGAAGTCCATCCCCTGGGAGACCCCTCAGTGTGAGACCAGTGGGGACATCAGTTGACCTGTGCTGCTGAGTTCCTAGCAAACTGAGTCCCCTCGAAACCTAAGGCCTGGCCCCTGCGCTTCCCCTCTGCCGGCTGTGTCTCGGCTCAATGTCATGTCTTTGGCGCTCGTGAGGGCCCGGGGTCTTGGCGCCAGGACAGGATTCTGGAGTGTGATGTGAGGACTGTGAGGACAGGACAGTGAGGTCGGGAGGCGAGGGGTCGCAGAGCCAGAGCACAGTCCGTCACGGAGCCTGGGGAGACCTTCCTCCCATCCTGCGTGGGTGTGGGCCCCGGGGTCACAGCACACACTTCCTGCGACCGTCTTTCCTTGAGAGCGGACGCAGAGCCGTGCGGACAGAAGCAGGAAATGGCATCTGCATGATGTCAGTCCCAGCAAGGAAAGCTGCTGTGCTCGGGCACGTCAGGGGGGCGCCGACGCACAGACCCAGGGCCGCGCACGCGGGGCGCCGGGGCCGGAACAAGGAGACGTTTCCCTGGACACAGATTCCTGCACCTTCGGAGAACAATTTCCTAGAACTGGTGTAGAATGCCCACGTGATTTCAGGAAAATGTTTGAAACAAACCCGTCAGCTGTCCTCCGGGGGTGGAAACAAGACCTCGAGAGCATTACGCGTCCTAGGGCTCCCCTGTGAGTGACCTCACAGCCCCCGCGAGCCTGGGCTGGGGACGTGTCTCCACGGCCCCCGGGGGAGAAGTGAGGCTCGGGCGGCTGGGAgcgcagggctgggggcagggcctggcagAGTCTGGCGTCCGCCCTGGGGCAGAGCCTGCGGGAACCTGCCTGCTCGCGGCCACGGACAGGCCGGCCCGATGGTGGCCGTCCGAGGGAGTCTGAGGGTTTCGCGTCCTCTCCCGATTGCCACCTTGACTTTGGTCAAATCGCCTGCTCTCTTGAGTTTTTCAATCGACAGGGGAATATCGGTATCTTCCGTAGGGTTCTTGGGAAGATGGTTGGAGGAGGTGCATTAGAAACTATTTATCTGGCAGGTATGAAGGGCGTCACAAGGGCGTCTGAGAGCAGAGGAACGCTCCCTGCACAGGGAAGGTAAGAAATCCCTGTGACAATTCTAGTCCGTAACACACTGAGCTCGTGGCAAGTCTGAGCTGCACTGATCATGAATAATGTCGCTCGGAAAAGATAAGGAGGCAAGCACGGACTCGGACATGCCCACTCCGCTACCCAGAGCCTCTTCTTTGAACAAACCGACATCCgagctttctgtttttctcccagaAACACAAAATGCAAAATGATTCCGTTGCATTTGGTCATTATTCACAAAAGGCCTGGTTCCATCTGGCTGTAGTCTTCTTTATATTAATGAAAAGATCCTTTTTAAACCCGGAAAACTTGGACGTAACAGTCTTCTATAGTGTGCGTTCTCAGCCGGCTTGTTGGGTGCACAACCCCAGACGCGCCCCATGGCGGACAAGCGTGGCGGACGCGCCCCATGGCGGACAAGCGTGGCGGAGCCCTTGGGGGTCCGTCCCGCGGCCTCAGCGGTGCGGCTCACCTCGCGGCCTCTCAGgttctttgcttcttcctcttcgGACGACAACAGGCTCCTCCCGGGGCTGCGGACGTCACccaagaggaagaaggcaggaggCGACCAGAGCAACCCGTCCtgttggggaaaaggaaaaacgCCCCAACAAAGGACACgcagaggcagagcagagccTCCCTTCCTCAGGGCCCCGCCGGAGAGCCTAGGGCAGACCGAGCTCGCCAGGCGGAGTGTTCCAGGTGCTTCGGGCCTGGCCGTAGCTCTGGCAGCCTCCAAGTGTGCCCCCTACCCCCGTCTCTCAGTCTGTTCCCCGAGGGCAGCGTTAGACGTGGGAGGACCTGGCAGACTTGGGGACACAGGCGCGGGGTCCCAAGGGGCTCTGCTGCAGCGTCATCTTCAGACCCACTCCAGGAGCCCCAGCAAGGGGCGTCCCGTGGCCACGCCAGCCTCGCCGGCCGCCCCAGGACAGGGCGTTCCCTCCACGCACGTCCCCCGAGGGTCCGCCATCTGCAGGTCGGGGGGTCAGTGGCTCCCGAGGACAAAACAGACTCTGCCCTCGCGGGGCTCACTCAGTGTCTCTTGGACTGGACTTGGGCCGAGCAGAGAACcttggaaataaatgaaactcGTGGGGGCTTCTTCAGAAAGTCTACGTGGGGCGTGCTGTAGTGAGTCCGGATCCCGGTGGCCCTCGGCTTTCCCTTGCGCCGGCTGTAGCATGCTCTGCCCAGGAGGGTCGTCAAGAGAGGGCTGGCCCTTCTGTCCTCCCACCGGGGCGCCCGGCGTcctggcggggaggggagggcacgCGGCCCCTCCTTTGCTGAATCCCACGCTCcttcctgggtggctgagttctGCGTCCACGAGGGAGCCGGGAGAAGGGGGTCGTGCCTCGTGCATCTGAGGGAGCCAGAGACGGCGGTTTCGGAACTGAATGACAGGACGAAGAGTGGGGACCTTAGAGGCTACAGAGGGTGGGGGCTCCTTTCTCCGGAACGGGAGACCCTTGGAGACATGAGTGCTGATGCCCTTCGCTTTGGAGGACTTGAACAGACTCGGAGTCCTCCCACGCGTGAAGGAAGCTGCAAGCCCCTGTCCTGCGCCCGGGCTTCAGGTACCAGCCCCAAAGGAAAGTGACACAGGAGGGTATCAAGTGAGTATCAACAGCTTCTCCCTGCGTCGCCTGCCTCCACCAACCCCAGCCCCGCTCCCCGaggcgtgtgtgcgcgtgtgagTGTGCACACCTCTGTGTGGTTCCCTCTGTCTCCACGCTGTGCTGGAACCTACTTTCTCACTTAATAAAGCATCGCACGGCGTTCTGTGGACACATGGGTTTCCGGACAGCTGCATGGAACCTCGGTCCCTGGCTGTGAGGTACTCACTGTCCGATCTGGGGAGCCATGGCCCAGGGTCTGCGGCGCACGGGAGCCCGAGCCTGCGCTGACCGCACCAACAATGGTTACCGTGAATGGTGTGGGATTGCCTTTATCTGACCCACTGTAGCTATAAAAATGGCAATTGACTATGGTTCAACAGAAACAATTGGAATTAGGTTCAACATAAGAGAATGAAAACGaatgattaaatattttgtttgaaacccccctctcttcctcctctgtcgttccttatgattttctctttttcttgcttccCCTCCAGCCAAGGGGGCGCATCCTGAGCCCTAGCTCCCTGCACCCACCGGGGAAAGGCGCTGGGTCGGCTCCGCTTTCCCCTGCGGGGGGAGCAGGGCACCACCTGCGGACACGCTGGGCTGGCGCTGCCTGGGGCCTCCACCTTCGGTTCTAGACCCTCATCCCCTCCGTCCCCCATGACCAGGGACGGAGGGTCTCATGACAGCGGCCAGACCTGCCCGTGGCCTGCCAGGAGAGGTGCAGCAGCCCCGGGCTGTCCCGCGGGGGACGAGCTTCCCACCGAAGGCCTGGTTCTTTGCAGCCTGGAGACGGTCTTGCTTACGGGCTCGGAATTCCCTTGTATTCTAAGACGATACCGGATCTTTAATGTCTAAAGCAGCTCTGCCAGATTCTTAAAAGTTCCCTGATATTTCTTACAGGAGAATTCTGCTGGACGGCTGGAGAGAGTAGGGGCCCCGAGCGCCTGGCATCGGGAGGGGCTGGAGGACGGGTCGTGCACAGCAAACCCGCGTCCCCGAGGGAAGCGCTACGCCAACGTCCCGtgtttttcacacacacactgatCGACTGGGAAGAGGAATTTCTCCTggaccgtttttttttttcttttctaagtgctTGTAATTTCGCCGTTACTGGAGATCTCTAGGACTGATCGGaggtcttccttccctttcctctgactaaattctctctcccctcttctaaGTCAGACGCGACACACATCACGGACGGTATGTGATGCATTATCCATGCAGAGCTGGTTGAAGTAAGAAATTTTAAGTTGGACACTTTCTTTAGAAATTCCActtacaggggcatctgggtggctcagtgggttaagcccctggctatggctcaggtcatgatctcagggtcccaggatcaagccccgcatcgggctctctgctcagcagggagcctgcttcctcctctctctctgcctgcctctctgcctgcttgtgatctctgt
Encoded proteins:
- the LOC116574309 gene encoding uncharacterized protein LOC116574309, giving the protein MQNDSVAFGHYSQKAWFHLAVVFFILMKRSFLNPENLDVTVFYSVRSQPACWVHNPRRAPWRTSGGALGGPSRGLSGAAHLAASQVLCFFLFGRQQAPPGAADVTQEEEGRRRPEQPVLLGKRKNAPTKDTQRQSRASLPQGPAGEPRADRARQAECSRCFGPGRSSGSLQVCPLPPSLSLFPEGSVRRGRTWQTWGHRRGVPRGSAAASSSDPLQEPQQGASRGHASLAGRPRTGRSLHARPPRVRHLQVGGSVAPEDKTDSALAGLTQCLLDWTWAEQRTLEINETRGGFFRKSTWGVL